The proteins below come from a single Notamacropus eugenii isolate mMacEug1 chromosome 7, mMacEug1.pri_v2, whole genome shotgun sequence genomic window:
- the SLC24A5 gene encoding sodium/potassium/calcium exchanger 5 — protein sequence MEKRAGRYCRRLVLLGILWAMAHLPPHGAPYPQRLPRDTENNTQCVFAPSSEFPEGFFTKQEQIDGGIIIYFLIILYMFMAISIVCDEYFLPSLEVISECLGLSQDVAGATFMAAGSSAPELVTAFLGVFVTKGDIGISTILGSAIYNLLGICAACGLLSNVVSKISCWPMFRDCVAYAISIAAVLGIIFDNQVYWYEGAALLLIYGVYILVLCFDIKINQYIMKKCSPCCTCFAKAIEGQAEESLMGWEDQPLLCQRSRTDSGIFHDDSDYSQLSTNLQGFHEVSEADPPSVFSMPEADLKRIFWVLTLPIVTLLFLTTPDCRRKFWKNCFMITFLMAAIWISAFTYILVWMVTITGETLEIPDTVMGLTLLAAGTSIPDTVASVLVARKGRGDMALSNIIGSNVFDMLCLGAPWFLQTALTNTLAPVTVNSSGLTYTAISLILSIAFLFLAVHLNGWKLDRKLGVVCLVTYLVLATLSVLYELGIIGNNRTRGCGD from the exons ATGGAGAAGCGAGCCGGGAGGTACTGCAGGAGGCTCGTGCTGCTAGGAATTCTCTGGGCCATGGCCCACCTGCCTCCCCACGGGGCTCCCTACCCACAACGGCTCCCCAGGGACACAG AAAACAACACCCAATGTGTCTTTGCTCCATCATCAGAATTTCCTGAAGGATTTTTTACCAAACAGGAGCAAATAGATGGAGGAATCATAATTTATTTCCTAATAATCCTTTACATGTTCATGGCCATATCGATCGTTTGTGATGAATACTTCCTACCTTCCCTGGAAGTCATCAGTGAAT GTCTTGGGTTGTCTCAAGATGTCGCAGGAGCCACTTTCATGGCAGCAGGAAGCTCAGCCCCTGAATTGGTCACTGCTTTTTTAG GGGTGTTTGTCACCAAGGGAGATATTGGAATTAGCACCATCCTTGGATCTGCCATTTATAATCTCCTCGGCATCTGTGCAGCTTGTGGGCTTCTCTCTAATGTG gTTTCAAAGATATCTTGTTGGCCCATGTTTAGAGATTGTGTGGCATATGCAATCAGTATAGCAGCAGTTCTTGGCATAATATTTGACAATCAAGTTTATTG GTATGAAGGAGCTGCGCTGCTTTTGATATATGGAGTGTATATTTTGGTGCTGTGTTTTGACATTAAAATTAATCAATACATCATGAAGAAATGCAGTCCCTGTTGTACCTGTTTCGCTAAAGCTATCGAAGGGCAAGCTGAAGAGTCGTTGATGGGGTGGGAAGATCAACCTCTCCTCTGTCAACGATCAAGAACTGACAGCGGAATATTTCATGATGACTCTGATTACTCACAGTTGTCGACAAATTTGCAAGGATTTCATGAAGTTTCTGAAG CAGATCCTCCAAGTGTTTTCAGCATGCCTGAGGCTGACTTGAAAAGAATTTTTTGGGTGCTAACCCTGCCTATTGTTACACTACTTTTCCTAACTACACCAGATTGCAGAAGAAAGTTTTGGAAAAACTGCTTCATGATAACCTTTCTCATGGCTGCAATATGGATTTCTGCATTTACTTACATTCTTGTTTGGATGGTCACAATTACTG GAGAAACACTGGAAATTCCAGATACAGTAATGGGCCTTACGTTATTAGCAGCAGGAACAAGCATACCAGACACTGTTGCAAGCGTGCTGGTTGCGAGAAAAG GCAGAGGAGACATGGCTCTGTCTAACATCATAGGATCCAACGTGTTCGACATGCTGTGTTTAGGGGCTCCCTGGTTCCTTCAGACTGCACTCACAAACACGCTGGCTCCTGTCACGGTCAACAGCAGCGGGCTCACTTATACAGctatttctctcattctttccattgcttttctttttctagctgttCACCTGAATGGCTGGAAACTAGACAGGAAGCTGGGGGTAGTTTGTCTAGTAACGTACTTGGTGCTTGCTACATTGTCAGTTCTATACGAACTTGGAATTATAGGAAACAACAGGACAAGGGGTTGTGGGGACTGA